A single window of Cytobacillus dafuensis DNA harbors:
- a CDS encoding superoxide dismutase family protein: MKKAWILLPFLILTGCAEENIRRLDVEMYNADGDSLGTIKLEEQAKGVKLNVDLKGLPAGEHAIHIHDNGKCEPPDFKSAGDHFNPENKEHGLLHPKGAHSGDLPNLIVGDDGKVKEELMAPQVTLQEGKKSLFTKDGTSIVIHEGKDDGMSQPAGDSGDRIACGSISKDKKEE, from the coding sequence ATGAAAAAGGCATGGATTCTACTTCCTTTTCTTATTCTTACAGGATGTGCAGAAGAAAATATTAGAAGATTAGATGTTGAAATGTATAATGCTGACGGGGATTCTTTAGGAACGATCAAATTAGAGGAACAAGCAAAGGGAGTAAAGTTGAATGTTGATTTAAAAGGTTTGCCTGCAGGTGAACATGCGATCCATATTCATGATAATGGAAAATGTGAACCACCTGATTTCAAATCGGCAGGCGATCATTTTAATCCTGAAAATAAAGAGCATGGCCTGCTTCATCCAAAAGGCGCACATTCTGGTGATCTTCCTAACCTTATTGTGGGCGATGACGGGAAAGTGAAGGAAGAGTTAATGGCACCACAGGTTACATTACAAGAGGGAAAAAAATCCTTATTTACAAAAGATGGTACATCGATCGTTATTCATGAAGGGAAGGATGATGGAATGTCGCAGCCAGCTGGAGATTCCGGTGATCGGATTGCTTGTGGATCCATTTCTAAGGATAAAAAAGAGGAGTAA
- a CDS encoding peptidylprolyl isomerase produces MKLKLFLPAVAIMLLLAACGTGASKEEGSQNAANKKSEYPQLVKEVQENERLVEMETSMGTIKIKLFPEYAPKAVENFITHSEEGYYDGLTFHRVMQDFMIQGGDPQGTGMGGESIYGGPFEDEFSDKLFNLRGALSMANAGPNTNGSQFFIVQNSTVDESLKQEMEKAGYPEEIIKAYEKGGTPWLDSKHTVFGQVIDGMDIVDKIATTETGAGDKPVEDVVIKKIKVVK; encoded by the coding sequence ATGAAGTTAAAATTATTTCTCCCTGCAGTGGCTATTATGTTATTACTAGCTGCATGCGGGACAGGGGCAAGTAAAGAGGAAGGCAGTCAAAACGCTGCAAATAAAAAATCAGAATATCCTCAATTAGTGAAGGAAGTTCAAGAGAATGAAAGACTAGTTGAAATGGAAACTTCAATGGGGACGATAAAGATCAAATTATTCCCAGAGTATGCGCCAAAGGCTGTTGAAAATTTTATTACACATAGTGAGGAAGGCTACTACGACGGATTGACTTTTCACCGAGTTATGCAGGACTTTATGATTCAAGGAGGAGACCCACAAGGAACTGGCATGGGGGGAGAAAGCATATATGGAGGTCCTTTCGAGGATGAGTTTTCTGATAAACTTTTTAATCTTCGTGGTGCTTTATCTATGGCTAATGCTGGTCCAAATACGAATGGCAGTCAATTTTTTATCGTACAAAATAGTACGGTTGACGAAAGTTTAAAGCAAGAAATGGAAAAGGCGGGCTATCCTGAGGAAATTATCAAAGCATATGAAAAGGGTGGTACGCCATGGTTAGATTCTAAACATACCGTTTTTGGACAAGTCATTGATGGGATGGATATTGTGGATAAAATTGCAACCACGGAAACCGGGGCAGGTGATAAGCCAGTTGAGGATGTCGTGATTAAAAAGATTAAAGTAGTAAAGTAA
- a CDS encoding kinase-associated lipoprotein B, with product MNEMKVGDIVTAIYKTGKYVGEVTDIRPQHYLVRVLAVVKHPMQGDLHNPKEADVLFFHERRALAYREQTNVPKQMVKPFTDETPDYTTSLRASLEKMKQELKEAGTPWAEQSLKNITSLEKDYF from the coding sequence ATGAATGAAATGAAAGTCGGAGACATTGTAACAGCAATCTATAAGACGGGGAAGTATGTTGGAGAAGTAACAGATATTCGACCACAGCATTATCTAGTCAGAGTGCTAGCAGTAGTCAAGCATCCGATGCAGGGTGATTTGCATAACCCAAAGGAAGCCGATGTACTCTTTTTTCATGAACGCCGGGCGTTAGCATATAGAGAGCAAACCAATGTCCCTAAACAGATGGTAAAACCATTTACTGATGAAACACCTGATTATACAACTTCTTTACGAGCATCATTAGAGAAAATGAAGCAAGAACTGAAAGAAGCTGGCACACCATGGGCAGAACAAAGCTTAAAAAATATAACATCACTTGAAAAGGATTATTTTTGA
- the kapD gene encoding 3'-5' exonuclease KapD, whose amino-acid sequence MGNELRYLFIDFEFTMPEKGKRSKGFYPEIIEAGIVSVANDRICDQFSSYVSPVRFPKLTERCKAFLHISQEQVDQGISFHELVNKMKEMSGNQSCSIITWGNMDMRVLRNNCQQAGLPFPFKGKEVDFSMEYKRFFGDQNQTGLWKAVQEYGKEGTGKHHRALDDAMTTYNIFRLVEKDKRYLERPEPTTIGDRVDFSKLLNKFA is encoded by the coding sequence ATGGGGAATGAGCTTCGGTATTTGTTTATCGATTTTGAATTTACGATGCCTGAGAAGGGAAAACGGTCTAAAGGCTTTTATCCAGAGATTATTGAAGCTGGAATCGTTTCTGTGGCAAATGATCGTATATGTGATCAGTTTTCCTCCTATGTTTCTCCGGTTCGTTTCCCGAAATTAACAGAACGCTGCAAAGCATTTCTTCATATATCACAGGAGCAGGTAGATCAAGGAATTTCCTTTCATGAGTTGGTTAATAAAATGAAAGAAATGAGCGGAAATCAATCGTGCTCCATTATTACATGGGGAAATATGGATATGAGGGTATTAAGGAATAATTGTCAACAGGCTGGACTTCCATTTCCATTTAAGGGGAAAGAAGTGGACTTCTCCATGGAGTATAAAAGGTTCTTTGGAGATCAGAATCAAACTGGCTTATGGAAGGCTGTCCAGGAATACGGAAAGGAAGGTACTGGAAAACATCATCGTGCTCTAGATGATGCCATGACCACTTATAATATATTTCGGCTAGTGGAGAAGGATAAAAGATATCTAGAAAGGCCAGAGCCTACGACAATTGGGGACCGAGTTGATTTTTCAAAACTTTTGAATAAATTCGCATAG